ACCGAGAGAGACAGCGATGGAGTCACGGAGCGCTGGACCATCGAGGGCTGCAACGGCAGGCTTTTTGACTATGAGGCTTACATCATGTCAATGGGTGGCGGTATCACCGTCATGGTCTCAAACGCAGATGGTTCACCGGCATCGGTCGCCCCCTAACAATTCATTCAAGCCGACGCCGCTTCGCGGCGCGGCTTAATTCAGGTGTTAGGCCTTGTTTCCCGCACTGTTGCTGCCGGGTTCCAAGCAAACTGTAGCGACTCGCTCATCCGCAGCGTTTGCACCTCGCACGCGCGATGCAGGCATCGGCAGTCAGTCGGGAAGCACTTCGGCTTCGGACAGGCGCGACTTTCCGCAAGATTCGACCTGCCGCACCGGCTTCGGCCAGGGTGCGGTGAGAGTTCTGGGCCGCGAAGGCTGCAACATCATCGCTTCGGCCTGGCAGATTCCAGCCTCGGGCTGACCGGCCAGACTTGTTGTAATGTTCGGCTCAGGGGTTGGGTCACCGCAGGTCAGGCACAGGTGCTGGGCAGCGGCGGCCTAACGAGTCGTTCAAGCCGAATCCGCTTCGTTCCGCAAAACACATGGCAGGTACAGCTTGCCATGTGTTTCGCTGCACTACGCTGCTCGGCTTAACTCTGGTGTTAGGCGGCAAACGAGACAGCCCCATGGATCCGGAGAAGACGCGGTTTGCTTGGTGGTTTTACTTCTGGTTCTTGGTCGCCTTAGCGACGATCAGCCCTTTCTTTGGGCCGCTGGATCCAGTGGGCTGGGCACAATGGAGCTTCGAGCTCGTCGGCATTGCCGGGCTATGGGGTTACCTTCGTCGGAAACCTATCGTGCACCTGCAGCTTTGGCGCGCTTACTTCCTTGCTGTCATAGTGTCGTTGCTGTATGGCGGCTTCAGCGCCATCTTCGGCGACCCACCGGACCCATTCTCAGGCGTCGCTTGGCATGGATTTCTGGCTGTCGTCACGCTCTTCGTATGGGTCATCACCGTTCCACTTCTCATAGGGCTTTGGCGCTATGCCTTTAGGAGCCCAAGCATTTGGCAAAGTACCGGGAGTGCCGCCTAACAATGCGTTCAAGCCGACACCGCTTCGTTACGCCAACCACATGGCGGAGAAAGCTTGCCATGTGGTCGGCTCCACTACGCGGCGCGGCTTAACTTAGGCGTTAGGCGCTTATCGATGAGTACGGGCTGGGCACCAACTTCAGAGCAGCAGGAGCAGCTATTCGCCGAGCTTGGACGATGCCTGTATGTTTTTCAGGCAATTGAAGCCAGGCTGAAAATGCTACTGCCTCACATGGTTCCTGTGGGGCAAGAGTCTAGTCTCACGAGCGAAAATTTCTCCAGCTGGCGGCTTTATCTCGACTCTAAGACGACACTAGGCCCATTGATTCAGAAGCTTAAGGAGCACGTAAGGTCGGATCACCCAGAGCTACTAGACCAGTCGTGGCGTCAGCTAGTCCGGTATCGCAACGAGATCATCCATCATTACGTCGAACAGCCGTTCTCTCGCCTTGATACAGAGTCAAAGTTCAATGACGCAATGCTCTTCCTCACGCATCGCAGGGCCGCTGCTATACCTTTGCTGGTGCTCTTGCAGGACACATGTATCGTCCTTATGCAGGAGCTTGCGCCAGAGGGAGTGCTTGCTGAATCAACTGCAATTCACTAGGCGCGCCTAACAATGCGTTCAAGCCGACACCGCATCGGGGCGCAAACCACATGGCAGGAAGAGCTTGCCATGTGCTTCACGCCCCGCTGCGGCGCGGCTTAACTTAGGCGTTAGGCCTTGTTTCCCGCACTGTTGTTGCCGGGTTCCAGGCGATTCGTAGCGCATCGCTCATCCGCAGTGTTGGAACCTCGCACGCGCGGTGCGGGCATCGGCAGCCAGCCTTGCAGCGCCTCGGCTTCGGACAGGCGCGACTCTCCGCAAGATTCGACCGGCCGAGTCGGCTTCGGAAAGGGGCGCTGTGAGAGTTCTTGGCCGCGCGCTCGATAAGTCCGGCTCCGATCAGACCGAGCCGATACTCCCGGCCAGGACTTGCTGTAGTGTTTCGCTCAGGTGTTGGGCTACCGCAGTTCTGGTTCGGTCTGCGGCGGCCTAACAATGCGTTCAAGCCGAAGCCGCTTCGTTACGCGGTCCAGGCGGCAGGTAAAGCTTGCCACCTGGCCCGCTCCACTACGCGTCTCGGCTTAACTTAGGTGTTAGGCCTCATGGACCGATTTCGCGTATTCCTAAGCATGATTCTCGCGCTGGCTATGCTGAGTGCGGCTGCAACGGAACCTGGCGCACCTTCCGCGGCTCGAGACGAGGTCATAAGGCAAATCCTTGGCGAGTTCTGGGGAAGTGCTCGGGATGTCCGGGGCATGCCGATCCAGCCTGAGAATGAGCAGGATCGAATCATCGTTCCTGTTAGTCGCGCCGCCGCGTACAGAGCAATTGAAGCCGGTAACATTTCTGCGGTAGCAGAGTGGTGCGGGCTGGAGTGGGAGCCGCACTACTTCGCACTCACCAGAGCGGCGAGAGCGAAGGGGATGGTCGATAAGCAGGTTGCATTCCTGTCGGTGTTGCATGGAGCAGGTCAGGCGGCGTACTTGAGGTCGCTCACTGGCCGCACCTGCACCGAGGAGGAGCGTGGCCGCGTGACGAGGTTGCGGGATGAGTCAGCGGTTCAGGGGCTACCCGATGACGCGAACAGCAGTTGGTGACTGGTTGAGGCCTAACAATGCGTTCAAGCCGAAACCGCTTCGTTACGCAAACCACATGGCAGGAATAGCTTGCCATGTGGTTCGCTCCACTACGCGGTTCGGCTTAACTTAGGCGTTAGGCGCGCTATCGCACCGCATGGAGGCATGAAGTGAAACTAACGGTATCCGAAGTCCGTCATTTCAAGAACGTGCTGTGGGGAACTCGCTTCTGGGCGTGGTTTCGCTGGGTGCTCTTGTTGGTCCTTGGCTACACCGCCGCAGCACACTTCACTGGCTGGAAGCCTCTGGCCCGAACTGACTGGCTGGCCGCAGGCGCGGTCTACCTGCTGGTCGCTTGGCCAGGCTTGTGTCGCACATACGTGTTTCATACGCTTCACCGTGTGGTGGCGGAGGATCCGGAGGCACGGGCACAGCTCGCTGCTGCTGGTGTGAAAGAGTTCGCGTCTGACGCATCGGGCGGGCGCGCCTAACAATGCGTTCAAGCCGACACCGCATCGGGTCGCAAACCACATGGCAGGTACAGCTTGCCATGTGCTTCACGCCCCGCTGCGGCGCGGCTTAACTTAGGTGTTAGGCCGCAATGGAGAGTTCGGTGGAATCTCTTGCTCCGCTACTGAGTCAACTCACAGCCATAAAGTGGCTCCTGATCTTCATTGCACTGTGTGTACTAGGCATGCTGGTCATCTTCTTTGTAATTGCTGTCAATCTACTGGACGCAGTGAAAGAGGGACGGAGCAGCAACCGAAGCAGTAACAAGAGATCAGAGCTAGACGAGTTGCTCGCCTCGGGACAGAGCAAGGCCGCAAAGTTCACCGCCATGGAGTGGGTCAAGGCTCAGCCGCTCAGTCCTGACGCACACTGGGCGCAAGCAAAGGCGCACTACCAATTGGGTGAGCTGTCAGAAGCGAAACAAGTGCTCAAGGGGCTGCTTAAGTTTGCACCAGAGGAGCACTATCGTGTGGATGCCTGGCTCGAGCTGCTGGAGTCGGAGTTCTCGGAGCGGCGCCCAAAGCCGGTATCCTGATATGCGGCCTAACAATGCGTTCAAGCCGACACCGCATCGGGGCGAAAACCACATGGCAGGAAGAGCTTGCCATGTGCTTCACGCCCCGCTGCGGCGCGGCTTAACTTAGGCGTTAGGCGGCACAGGGACCGCACCACACATGATGTCTCAAAAGAAGATTGGCCTTGTCGCAATAGCCACTCCGGCATGGTTCTTGACCGTCTATTTAGTAATGTCGGCTATGCGGCCGGACTACGTACACACCGACCAGGCTATTAGTGAGCTGGGCAGCTTGGATGCACCCAACCTCTGGGCTTGGAACGTTCTCGGTTACATCCTGCCCGGCCTCGCTATAGCACTCTTGGGCATCGGGCTCCGGCGCGAGTTCGTAGGCCGCGGGCTTCCGGCCACTGCCCCAGCAATGGCATTGGTGGCCGCAGGCCTCCTGATGGCACTGTCCGGCGCGTTTCCCGCCAACATGACGGACTTCAAATCCACTACGACGCTCCTGCACTCGGTAGGCAGCTTTGGCTGCTACATCGCGTTCTTAGTAGCAGGCTTCTGGCTGCCTTCACTGTTCCGGAAGGTCAACTCATGGCATTGGGCAGCAACGCCGTCGCTCGCCCTCGTAATCGCGTCAATCGCTACTGGGTTTCTGCGCTTCGCTGGCATGGCCAGCATCGGTCAGCGCATCACCTTCTTGTGCTTCTTCCTGTGGGTTGCGCTGGTAGGCTGGGCGCTGTGGCGGGCCAACAGCTCCTCGGTGCCGCCTAACAATTCGTCCAAGCCGACGCCGCTTCGCGGCGCGGCTTAACTCAAGTGTTAGGCCGCAATGGACGCAGCTCTGATCCCTAAACTGATCAAGCAGAGGCGAAGGCTGCTACAAAGCTACCTAGTCCATGTGGCTTGGTTCGCTGCCATGATCATTACCGCGATAGCTCATTCATCCAGGACGGTGGTCGCCAGCTCAATCTTCTTGGCGCTCGTAACGGTTCCGCCCGTCATCGCTTACGCGGCAGCGGTGCACCGAACTTGCCGAGCGATTGATCCAAACGCCAAGACGATCGGACTTGTTCCAATGATCATCATGACGGTGCTGTTTACTCCATTTGAGTCCGGATTGGTTGTCCCAGCAAAAAATCTGTTGGTTTCAGGCAGGTTGGTACGAGAGCGTCAGGCTGCGGCTATGCGGCCTAACGAGTCATTCAAGCCGACGTCGCTTCGCGACGCGGCTTAATTCTGGTGTTAGATTGCGGAGAAACTTCTTGGCGACCCCACCAAAAATTCATAGGCGATTCAAATCATTCGACAAGGAGATGCGAGACATTTGGGAGTCGTACGAGCTCATACAACACATGTGTTCAACCGAACATCTCAGGATCAAAGCCCTTCAGAAGAGCCTGCCAGGATCTACTGTTTTTGTGCGGTCAACTCTCTACGGAGCACCCAAAGACCTTAGTGCCTCAAATGCATACGGTGCAATCTCCCATCTGCAAAGAGCACTCAATCCCCGCCACGCACTTCTGGATGCTGTTGCTGCTTTTGAGGAGTACCTCGGATGCCTTCTAGAGATAGTCCTATTGGACAATCCTGATCTCCTGAAAGGGGATGCAACAACAGCCGAGAGAGAAGAAATTAAGCTAGTCAACTGGATTGTTGAGAGCGCCGACAAATCAGAGATTCTAGAAAGAATTGTGGAAGAAAGAATTCGGGCGCTGTTCTACGGAAATCCAGTGGATGTGCTAACAAAGCCGAAGAGCAAGCTCAGGATTCATGGCTACTTTTCGGATCCGCAGTGTAAGCAGCACATCGACAAATTCGCGGAGATCGTGGCCCGCAGAAACCTTATTGCACACAATGACGGGTACGTAGATCGAAAATATCTGAGAGAAGTAACTTCCACAAGCTTTAAGTTGGGCAAGAAGATTCCGAATGACAGTGCGTACATAAAGGATGCTATCGGATTTCTTTTGTGCTTGGCCGGGAAGGCCTCAGAACTGGTCTTGAGGAATCACTACTCATCAGGAGTTAGTGGGGTTCTCGCCTCTAGGCTAAAGTGCTGTAAATCCCTGCCCGCAATCTAACAATTCATTCAAGCCGATGCCGCTTCGCGGCACGGCTTAATTCAAGCGTTAGCCGCTGTGAGAGAGAGAGCTGCGTGGAAACCATTAGCTTCGACGATTTCCTGAAAGTTGAGCTGCGCGTTGGCCGGGTCGTAAGCGCGTCGGTGTTTGCGGAAGCGCGAAAGCCCGCCTATGTCTTGCACGTGGATTTCGGCAAGAACCTTGGCGTCAAGAAGTCCAGCGCACAGATCACGGCGCTCTACCGACCTGAGGAGCTTGTCGGCAAGCTGGTGGTAGCCGTCGTCAACTTCCCTCGCAAGCAAGTAGGCCCTTTAATGTCCGAGTGTCTGGTGACCGGGTTCCATAATGAGCAGGGGGAGGTCGCGCTCTGCGTGCCCGATCAGGCAGTTCCACTTGGTACGAGGCTGCTGTAGTGGCGGCTAACAAGTCATTCAAGCCGATGCCGCTTCGCGGCACGGCTTAATTCTAGTGTTAGGCGCTATGAAAGTTCTGAGCAGGTTCGCAGTTCTTTTAGCAGCAGCACT
The sequence above is a segment of the Luteimonas sp. MC1750 genome. Coding sequences within it:
- a CDS encoding DUF998 domain-containing protein; this encodes MMSQKKIGLVAIATPAWFLTVYLVMSAMRPDYVHTDQAISELGSLDAPNLWAWNVLGYILPGLAIALLGIGLRREFVGRGLPATAPAMALVAAGLLMALSGAFPANMTDFKSTTTLLHSVGSFGCYIAFLVAGFWLPSLFRKVNSWHWAATPSLALVIASIATGFLRFAGMASIGQRITFLCFFLWVALVGWALWRANSSSVPPNNSSKPTPLRGAA
- a CDS encoding tRNA-binding protein produces the protein METISFDDFLKVELRVGRVVSASVFAEARKPAYVLHVDFGKNLGVKKSSAQITALYRPEELVGKLVVAVVNFPRKQVGPLMSECLVTGFHNEQGEVALCVPDQAVPLGTRLL